From Bos mutus isolate GX-2022 chromosome 5, NWIPB_WYAK_1.1, whole genome shotgun sequence, one genomic window encodes:
- the RNF41 gene encoding E3 ubiquitin-protein ligase NRDP1: MGYDVTRFQGDVDEDLICPICSGVLEEPVQAPHCEHAFCNACITQWFSQQQTCPVDRSVVTVAHLRPVPRIMRNMLSKLQIACDNAVFGCSAIVRLDNLMSHLSDCEHNPKRPVTCEQGCGLEMPKDELPNHNCIKHLRSVVQQQQTRIAELEKTSAEHKHQLAEQKRDIQLLKAYMRAIRSVNPNLQNLEETIEYNEILEWVNSLQPARVTRWGGMISTPDAVLQAVIKRSLVESGCPASIVNELIENAHERSWPQGLATLETRQMNRRYYENYVAKRIPGKQAVVVMACENQHMGDDMVQEPGLVMIFAHGVEEI, translated from the exons ATGGGGTATGATGTAACCCGTTTCCAGGGGGATGTTGACGAAGACCTTATCTGTCCTATTTGCAGTGGAGTCTTGGAGGAGCCAGTCCAG GCGCCTCACTGTGAGCATGCTTTCTGCAATGCCTGCATCACCCAGTGGTTCTCTCAGCAGCAGACGTGTCCGGTGGACCGGAGCGTTGTGACGGTCGCCCACCTGCGCCCAGTACCTCGGATCATGCGGAACATGCTGTCAAAGCTGCAGATTGCCTGCGACAACGCTGTGTTTGGCTGCAGTGCTATCGTCCGGCTTGACAACCTCATGTCTCACCTCAGTGACTGTGAGCACAACCCCAAACGGCCTGTGACCTGTGAACAGGGCTGCGG CCTGGAGATGCCCAAAGATGAGCTGCCAAACCACAACTGTATTAAGCACCTGCGCTCAGTGgtacagcagcagcagacacggATTGCAGAGCTGGAAAAGACCTCAGCGGAACACAAACACCAGCTGGCGGAGCAG AAGCGAGACATTCAGCTGCTCAAGGCATACATGCGTGCAATTCGCAGTGTCAATCCCAACCTTCAGAACCTGGAAGAGACCATTGAGTACAATGAGATTCTAGA GTGGGTGAACTCCCTGCAGCCTGCACGAGTGACCCGCTGGGGCGGCATGATCTCCACCCCTGACGCTGTGCTCCAGGCTGTCATCAAGCGCTCCCTGGTGGAGAGTGGCTGTCCTGCCTCTATTGTCAATGAGCTGATCGAAAACGCCCACGAGCGGAGCTGGCCCCAGGGTCTGGCCACGTTAGAGACAAGACAGATGAACCGGCGTTACTATGAGAACTACGTGGCCAAGCGCATCCCTGGCAAGCAGGCTGTTGTTGTGATGGCCTGTGAGAACCAGCACATGGGTGACGACATGGTGCAGGAACCTGGGCTCGTCATGATCTTTGCGCATGGCGTGGAAGAGATATAG